The window CGTATGAGCACAGCGTTTGTTCAAATTAAATGTGTGCCACTAAAATACTCAACGCAAACGCTATTCTACTCATATCTACCAAATCAAAAAGCAGTCACATATTGCACTATGAATGCAAAGATACCAACTACACTATACAGAAAAGTGCTTCTAATGTTTGTActtgcaaacatacagtatgctacacacaaacacaagaaacatGTACATCAATCAATGTGTCTGTATGTATGCAATACCATCTCACAGGCAGTCACGCCCTACAGTACGATAACGTTATATTATGTGTTCCCCCTTTTATTGTCAGCTTTCAGCTTTAGTTCCATGcacagacagaagaaaagaTGAACCCAAAGGCTCATGGGAGAAGTGTAAAGGTGTGTTTGGTTGCGTGGTCCAAGGGGCCAgctgaacagtttgtgttgtgagCATGGGGGTCAAGTAGAGGAGGAAGCTTCAGGAATGGACCTTGAAggccagcagctgctctgagtgCATGTTGTTGAGCGAGCGCAGGTCAGGCAGTTTGAGCAGCAGCTTGGTGAAGATGGACGACTCATTGGGGTGATTCTTGGTTATGAGGCTTCTCAGTGCACGGATCAGCGTCTCCTGCAGGGCTTCCACAGAGTTCACGTTTTCGATGCCAGAACGATCTGAAATGTTAGATGGTAAATGTTAGCGCATGTAGCACAAGGGCAGAACTAATCAGGCATCTATTTCCTATTTTGCTTATATATGCTTCATGTTTTAGCGACATGGTCACAAAGAGCCACAAACTTCACCTGCAGAGACCAGCACAACAGCGGTGAAGAGGCTCATCTCCTCCCCACTGAGGCCCAGATTGAGGAGCTTCTCACTGAAGTCAAACATGGAGTTAAGGAGGTCGCTGGCCCCCATGGCCCTCAGAGTGTCCACGCTGTACTTTTTCCCACCCAGAAAGGTCACGGTGCGTTCTTTCACATCgaagagaagagaagcaaaGCGAACCACCAGCACCTGCATAATGCAAAAAACCACTCGTTCAGCCCGTGTATAACAGCATGTGCTTATCAGAACATAAGAAAAATGACGTACCTCAAAGGTGCCCGCCTTCAGGAGGCTAACCTGGTCATGCTGACTCAGGTCTCTGAAGCCTGGGATCTTCTTGGCAAACTCCACCACCTCCCTGACAGCAGGGGTGAAGCTGTGGGAGAACTCCTCCCACACCTCGTGACCAGATTTCTGAGGGTCCACGTGAGGAGACGTGTTCATTGGACAAACCTggcaacaaaacagaaaaatattaTAACCATGTCCACCTGGAGGTTGAAGAACCCCAGTGCCTAGTGACTGAGGGTGAGGCTACCACAGTAGCCAAGGCTCAAAGTTAGTAGCAATACAATTGCAGTGCAAATATAATTTTCTTTCTGCATGTCATAAAAATCTGAGAAATTAAAGCTGCACTTTTTTCATATTAACTGAAAacctgacaggaaacacctgtgGATGAAAACATATTAACATCATTCCCAACTAATAAAACCGCCCTCAGCTTTTAGGACCAGTTTTAGGTGCTTATGGTTCAGTGAGCTTCAACTGACACAAACAGTTTTTAGCCAAAGCTctgatgcagcagctccacctgcagcttaGTATCAATCAGCAGAACGCTGTCAAGTATCTGAAGAGTGGTTTTGCCATAATAATATCTACTTGACTTTATTATAATgacattaaattgttttttgttatttatctTACCAGATGCATCCTGTTGCCTCCTCTCCACAGGGGCCCAGTGTAAGCCCTGTTGGTGGCTCCCTGTATAGCTGCACCTCTGAAAGCTCCGTGTATGTAAGTTGGACAGTGGCTGACGGTGCTCCCAGACAGCTTGAAAGGACAGAGGTTGGAATTGTTGTCCTCTGTAACTTGAGGGCCCTGGCCGGAGGAGGGGCTCTGTGCTGCTAAGGTGACCAGGTTGTTCTGTTGGTTCCAGGTCTCCTGCTGATCCCCTGTCTGGTGGATAGTGGTATTCTGGGCAGAGCCATTGTTCAAGGACCTTGAGGCACTTGGAGCCTCAGCTGACAGACTGCTCTGCTCCTGGTTGTACATGAAGGTCTCCTGGTGAGCCCTGGTCACTGATccgatcacctcctcctccccactgtCAGATGCACTTGGGGAGTCCGAGCTGGAGCCGGTGTCCATTGCCACAGCAGGCTCGCGGTCCAAGCTGGAGTCCGACTGGCTGGAGCGTGGCGAGGAGGGTGGGGAGCACGACGGTGTGGGGCCTGGGTCCTCAGACAAAGGTTCTGTAGCATTGGCCTGAAGGGGTTTGTCAACGGCTAACTCCTGGCTGCTGTGCAGCTGGCTGTTGTTCATCATGTTGTTCATGGCACTCTGCATCTCCAGCAACATGCGCTGTTTCTCCCGCTTTGGGATTCGTCCAAAACGCACAGCTGAGCAGTGACAACACATTGAGTTCAGTATATTTTTGTTCTGTCAAACTTAGTAGTTAGTCAATAAATGAAAACTATGTGATCCATAATTAATctactttatttattaaaggTTGTTTTCTACACTTCAATTCATCAACCTCTGAAAATGCATAAAGCAGTATTTTCTCAAAATATAACTTTGATGAAATCACAGTAACTGTTTTTAGGATGCCCTGAagtatttaatttgattttaaataataaaaatatacctgtaaaattttaaataatacaaaaaaggTGAATCTTTAAAGCAAACTGCCAGTAGAGACAGCTAGTACTCACAGTCTCTGGACATCCCCACCATCAGACATTTCTTGAAGCGGCACTGCTGACAGCGGTTCCTGTTGATCCTCATGATGGGGCAGCTCTCATTCTTAAGGCACTTCTTGTACTGGATGTTCTGCTGGATGCTCCTCCTGAAGAAGCCCTGTGTTCACATGCAGTACAATAAGGAGGGGGATAGCTGTGTGTACATGTCTGGTGAGCagcatatataatattttttatcaCTTCTATTTTCGGTAAATTTGATTTTTGTGGTTTCCATTGATTGCTAATCAAAATCAGGCAGACTAAAATGTTTCCTCCCAGTAACTGTCACCATTCATTGTGCTGCTCCCCACCGCTAACTAGGCCACACAGCAACATGAAGTATGAGGGGCAGCAGAAATATAAATATGGGGACAGTGAACTACTTTCACCAAGTCTCAGGTTCTAGCTGCAGTGCAGATGGCTGCATATGAGGTGACCCACTTCATCTCCACCAAAGTCACAATGCAAGTTTTGCGGCCAAGGGTGATCATGATTcagtgtatgtgcgtgcgtgcgtgcataaaAGGAAAGCCAACTTCACCTTGCAGCCCTCACAGGCGTGAACACCATAGTGGAAACCAGAGGCCACGTCGCCACAGACCTTACAAAGCAGCACCAGACCGTTGATTTCTAgttgaatgaaaacacattattaaataaataatatataaaagtaaaaacaactaaatattgtaacattaataaaaataaataaataaaacatttgaagATTTGAGAGCTTACTTGTGATGCCACTTTTTGCGGAGGAGGAGCGAGCATTTTTCCCTGGAAGGTTCGGCCCACTGGTGCGGAGCGTGGAGTCAGTCGTCTGAGCCAGCAGGTGGCGGTGGCTGGGCGAGTTGTGGGGCGGGGAGGACGACTGGTAGCTGCCATTGGAGGAGTCGCTGTGGCAGGACTCTGGGCTGGACGAGGAGCTGGATGAGCTGATGTAGGCTATCACGCCTGCTGGGGAGGAACAAAGGGCCACGGTCATGACTGCAGGCCACAACTCTACTGAGCTGGAACATTATGTCGATCCTTCCTTGTGTGCAAGGATCTTCAGATTCATGTTGCCGACGCTAcacacagcttgtgtgtgtgtgtgtctgtctaaaACCTGGTGTCTAGTTTCTCTGTGGCAACAGCTCTATTCATGTTCATTATTCTAGGCTCAGGCTGACATACATCCTGCTACAGATTCAAAATCTTGATCAATGCACTCCTGAAAATAGTCTACAATAAATGTATTCAAATATCTTTTCCCATCATTATTAAACACTGTACTTGGCTTTATGATATATGGATAAAGCGTGGGTTTTAGTAGGTGGCACTCTTTCATTTATATGTATACCGTGGTAGATGCCCCAGCTAAAGCGTTGTTCCTGCTACTATGGATTTTCACAGTTTTGCTGTGGAACCAACACACTTCAAGGCCggagggccgacaggaacccaACAACACGGTCGACCACCAGGACCTGAGCGACACCAGCTCCCGCTGCTTCTGAGCTGTTTTTCTGCCCTCAACACAGGCTGACCTGATTTTTTCCTCTGCCACTCTCAATGATTAGGTAACAGCCATTACATAATGTCAGCTTCACAAGGGAGTGTGGAGTACACAGTCTGGACCCGTGTCTGCAGCCAATCACATGCACAAgctaataaatatgtattttaataaatgaattctGTATTATTACATTTCCACGTATAAAGCAACATaaactattaaattaaaaattactAAAAGTTAACTAAATGTTAACGAAAGGttcatattaaaacaaaacGGGCGATGAAACTAACATGTacgttttttgtttgttttcgccAACGCCCCAATAACAACATTTAAATATACCAAcgatatttttttttaacctaatGGGCCCTGAGTGCAACACGACACGCCCCCACGTGGACCGGGCATGTTTCTTCCCCGGGGAAACTGGGTCAGCGCGAGCTGCTGCGAGACACCTCACGTGTATCCGCGGCGAGTCTACACGCCATCTAGCCGAGAGAAATTATGCAATGGCTACGTCACAGCGCCGCTCGACCAATGAGCGCTGACGCACTTGCAGCGTAAACACAGGCGCACATGGCTAGGCTGACGGGTCCATGTGAGGAGAGACGACTGCAGTGGCGCTGAAGCCAACTACTTGGGTAATAACAACAGCCCACTGACACTCCTAACCCAGTTTAACAGTAACACACCAGTACGGCTACAActttaacatttacacaatAAGAAGACATGAAGAACAAGCCACAAGAACGTACGCTATTTTTATAATGAACCTTAAATCGAATTTCACTGAAAATTGGAAGGAGGTGAGCGCAATCTGAAACGCAGTGCAACAAGCGGCAGATACAGCACTTCTAAAGGGACCTTAAACGCGTCTTACCAGCTTTGGTTGACTCCATGTCCTTTAGGTTTGGgggcttttcctcctcctctgctacCTCAGTGCTGAAGCCGTGTTTCTGTTTTAGTAGTCAGCAACTGAAAAGTCGCTGCTTGGTCCCGGTTGAAGAACTGTCCGCACAAACTACAGCATTCAAAAAAGGTCAAACTCGACAAAAGGCTGTAAAAGCTACTCGTGAATACGTAACTtcacagaaaagaaaatgtcacaCATCAAACCGAAGCTGCTTAAACGGCTGTTGAACGGCAGCTCCTTCGTGGCGACGCGTCTTCTCACTGTACCGCAGCGCGACTAGTGTCGGTGGAAGTTAGTTACcgtgaaaaaaaattaaataagcCGTGTTCCATTCAAAGACGATACAGGAAGAAGGTGCGTTCAGGGCGCAACTCCGGTTGAGCGGTGGACTGGTTTTGCGGCGACTGTTCCGAGCAGCGAGGACTGTGCAACCATGTGACCCAGTTCAccggctcctcctcttctcctgccCCGCGCTGGTGTCAATGTAACCCACTGACATACTTTCGCCAGTCAAAGTGAACAAAGCCTCGTGGCAAAAGTGTCCAGGAAAGAAAAGAACGAGAGATAATGGTGTTTGTATGATACTCAATAACAGCTTGCTATTCGTTGTGAGACCGACCGTTCTAACGCGACTTCTTCCTAAACGTCGCCCTATCTGTTCGTCCAATCAGGGCGCAGCCAGGATTTTGATTGACTGAACAAGTGCTTGCATTGAACGGCGAGCTATTCAGTTTGTCTGTGCATAAATTACCTGTACATAAATTATTTAATGAGTggtaaaatgcattttgtggATTTATCAGTACGAACAACAGCAGGAGACCTGCAGCCGGTTGGACTAAGTGGAAGATGAACCTAGGAGAGATCTTGGAGACTAAACACTGGGCAGGTCTGTAGAGCCACGTCTCTACCGTTCAACTACACTACATCTGTCTTCACCAGTGAAACTagtcaaaaaatgttttaggCTGCGGAATTGCTTTCACTTGCAAAACAATTTTCAATATACTGCACTAGTCTTATCAAGTCAGTCTGTCTGAATGTTTCATGTACTGCTTCCAGCAAATCCAGACATTTCAAACAAGCATTGCACCTCTGTATCCTCACCGTTATCATGTGATAATTTGGATGAAATGTCTTAATACTCACCGCAtctaccacatacagtaatagaCTACAGCATCATACAGTGAAATAAAGTATGACGTAGAAGTATGAACATGAGCCTCTCATTTGTGCTTTATAGTGATGATGCTCAACTTGATCTATCTGATTTATCCATGATTGTATCTCTATCAGGTGTGAAGCATGGTGTCCATCAGTCTATGGCGCTGCTCAGGTGTAATGACAGCCCAGGTTGCTCTGATAGTGGCCTTTAGTTCTTCTGCATTGTTGGCTCTAGCATATTGCATCTTCGTCTTCACAATAGATTCATAGATTTTCTATGGTGTTAAGGTCAGATGAGTTTGCTGGACAATTAAGAACAGGGATCCCATGGTCCTTAAAGCAGGTACTGGTAGCTTCACGTGCCAAGTTCTGTTGGAAAATGAAATCTGCATCTCAATGAAGTTAGCtagcagcaggaagcatgaaGTGCTCTAAAACATCCTTGTATATGGCTGTGCTGCCCTTTgacctcagaaaacacagtggaccaacaccagcagatgacatggcactaaaccatcactgactgtggAAACCTCTTTGTGTACCTCTGGGCCTAGTGGTTCTTGAAGCACTGACTCCAGCAGCAAGCCACTCTTTGTAAAGCTCCCCCACATTTTTAATGGGTTTTGTTTTCCAATCCTCTCTGTTGCTTGTCCACTTTTTTTCTACCACATCTTTTGCTTCCCATTGTCTCTCTGTTAACGAGCCAGCCTCTTTTGCAATGAGATTTTGTGCCTTGCCCCCCTTGTGCAGGGTGTCAGTGGTCAAGTCAGCAGTCTTCCCCATGATTGTGTAGCCTACAGAACTAGACTAGAAACAAGACCGTTTGAAGACTTTGGCAGGTGTTTTGAGTTAAATAGCTGATTAGAATATGGCTCCAGATGTCTTCAATATTTAACCGTTTCATAATATTCTAATTTTAGAATTATTTTGTGAGATACTAAACTTGGGGTTTTCATTAGTAGTTATGATCATCACAAAGGAAATTTGTGTCTGAGTAATGATCACTGAATCCttttttgaatggaattagtgGAATAAATAAACtttgatattctaattatatgaccaGCATCTGTAGATTACATTTTTTCATTAAATTTGATGATTAGGACTTCAAACTTATGAAAACCAATTAGTGTTACGTTTCCACAGTGACTCGGGGAACGatgtcatctgctggtgttggtccacTGTTGTTAGTCAATGCAGCAGTCTACTAGAAAATTCTAGAGCTACTTTAATGCTTTATGAAGATGCTGATCTCAGTTTTAGTTTATTAGTTCAATGACCATGTAGCTCATTTGTACTGTCACGAGACACTACACCCAGGACTGCAGGTGACCTGAACGCCACAATCATTagctgtaaataataaattgtTATTATAACCATGCTATAATCATACAAGTTCTACTTTTGGAATTAGATGGTAATAGTTGATAGTAAATTTATATCTATTATCAGATAGTTACCTCAGTTGCTGCTCTAAATAAGCCTTTCTTAATTTATAAATTCTTGCACCCAAACATCCTAAAGTGAGAAGCAGTGTTCTCTTGCTAGATAACCACCTGCAGGGCATAAGGGTTGgtctataaaaaaataaataaattaaaaaaaattaacatgtTCACGGACTACTACAGCTGTTGTATTCAGGGGGAGTTTCTTTTTGATTCACTACATTAAATCGTAACTGACTACAGCACAAACTGTGTCGACCATGAAGAAGTCATCAGTCTGAGCAAACAGTCCTGGTGGCATGTTTAGGTGTTCCTTTAAAGTACACTGAATTTGGCACTAAAAGTTAAAtgtccatttaaaaaaaaaaaaaaaaaaagccattaCTGTGATaactaaatgaaacaaaacaggatcgtCACCATAAAAAGggcagtttatttattttttttaatgtatagaCATGTAGCACTCTAACGATAGCGATGCAGCTGCAGAGTGTTGCGTCTCTTCCAAGCTGCACGGCGGGAGCCTCCAATGGTGAGGTGGAACTTGTGGCCCTTGCCCAGACCACGGCTCTTTTTGCCTGCAGAGGTCAGGCCACGCATCTCTCTGTGCTTGTGCACAGCCTTTGTGATCCATTGGGTGTCTGGGTTGCGTCTGACAGCCTTGTGGAATGGGTCAATCAGAATCACTTCGAAAAATTTGTAGGTGGAGTCCTCACCCACCCAGTAGGAGTTGAGGACGCGCAGAGCTCCACAGTGACGGCCAGCACGCTCCTAGGGGAGGAATTTTCAGAAGGATTCTCACCACCAGGTACAAATAAAACTCATACTGCATTGTAAAAAATGAAATctacaaacaagaaaaaacaccACTATATTTACTATACTGACAATGgcgagagaaaaaaaaggatgatTCTGTTTGGCTGGCTGATTTTTTTACCTTTACTAAGTAGGACACACATTATAGAATTGCATTAACTTCTGTATCACAACCCATCTGATATTTAGGGTCACCCTCTTTAGTTCTTAACAGAATGCACCAGTGGTTTCTGTTCAGGAACAGGCTTGTGGATTCCACTGGGTGAATCTATCACATGAGCAGCTTCCAACTCAAATTAAAGGCTTCTCTCATTGCTATAAGCTGCCAGTAAACCAAAAGCTGCTTCAGCAGATTTCACCCTAATGGCATCTACAACATATGTACCAGAAATGCACAGTTTAGACTGGGATACTTTTCCTCCAGAAAAGacttaatttaataaatgttttttctcgAAAGGCTGCCTGCATTAATAATGTGAGCTCTGGTATACAGTAGTTAAATTTCAACATAATGTAGCATCTTGTGCATTCTCCCTACACACGGTCCCTTGCTTAGCATCTTTCAGTGTATCTGTAACGCTGCCACAAAAATTGTGTTCTCTGTACAGCTACCAATTGGCAACTACACAGACCAACTACAGACAACAAAATGATGTGTCCTTGCGTGACAGACTGACACCTTAGAGACTAAAACTAACAGCAGCCAGGTAACAGGCAAGTGTTGTGTTTATACAATAAAGTTTAtcattttgatttctttttaaaaCATGAGCGTACCTCAGCCGTGGACTGCAGACTGCGGGCGAACTTGAGCTGGTTAACTCCATGGTGTACTGGTTTGCCATAGGTAGCACCCTTGGGCACAGGACGTTTACGGCCTCCACGGCGGACACGGATCCGATAGATGACGTATCCTATTTGAAAGAAAAACAGTCATCAGACACGCAAAAACAACCAGTCACACATACTTGGGTGTTAAGACTAAACCAAACCCTGGGCTTACCCTGCTTTGCCTTGTAGCCCAGCCTACGAGCCTTGTCAGGTCTGGTGGGTCTAGGGGCACGATGAAGGTTGGACAGCTGACGGTACTGCCAGCAGCGGACACGGAGCAGGAAGCGCATCACATCGGACTGCTTCTTGCGCCATAACTCCTGCATATACCGATATGCTCCCATGTTGACTTATCTGTGGATGAGAAAAAGATGATGACTATTACATCACCTATCGGCATGTCTTAAAACATGCTTATTACAGTCTCACTATAAACAGTTGATTTCAACATAGCAATCATCCATCCTTATACTAATCAAGGCTAAACGCATGTCTCTCAAAAACATTTGCGCGGCGTCCGAAGCGACTGCCTTTCCAACCGGTAACTGGACATAATACTCCACAGATGCGTTAAATTCCCTACTTCAATGAGACAGCTTAACGGTTATTTTCTTACAAGTTTAAGACACTGTATGACGACTGTTGCAAGAAAGAAGTAAAACCTAGCATGCTAATGATAGCCATGCAGGGCTAACATCTTAAGTTTTAACGCGTTAAAAATACTGCTGCATAAAGTAACTATATGACAGTCACGGTGATTAAAACGCTTTTTAATAAAGCGCAAGCCTCACAACGCATTAGCTTTAGACTGCGGCAATGGGAGTCACTATTTACCGAGAACAGACTACATGTTAGCGTCTCGGAAACATGGCTATAATCGACGTCTCTGACAATGATAATACCAAAATAATCAAATTGTATCAATTTTAGATTCGCTGTATACTAGTGTATAGCCTTAAACCGGCAATACACACTATAACAACGATGATTTTAATGGATTGCATGTTGTACAGATTCATAGAAAAACCCGCTTACATGATGGCGTACCAGCCGGAAAGAGAGAGGTTAGGTACCCAGCATGCCTTATGACAACGACTGTGAGGTACTTCCGTTGTTCCCTCACGGGAAATGTAGTCTTAAGTTTAAAGTTTGTACATTGGACAATTTTTTATCGCTGAAATTGATTACGCCCtaatttataaatacattttagcaGATTTTATGACA is drawn from Betta splendens chromosome 11, fBetSpl5.4, whole genome shotgun sequence and contains these coding sequences:
- the nr1d2b gene encoding nuclear receptor subfamily 1 group D member 2b isoform X2, giving the protein MESTKAGVIAYISSSSSSSSPESCHSDSSNGSYQSSSPPHNSPSHRHLLAQTTDSTLRTSGPNLPGKNARSSSAKSGITKINGLVLLCKVCGDVASGFHYGVHACEGCKGFFRRSIQQNIQYKKCLKNESCPIMRINRNRCQQCRFKKCLMVGMSRDSVRFGRIPKREKQRMLLEMQSAMNNMMNNSQLHSSQELAVDKPLQANATEPLSEDPGPTPSCSPPSSPRSSQSDSSLDREPAVAMDTGSSSDSPSASDSGEEEVIGSVTRAHQETFMYNQEQSSLSAEAPSASRSLNNGSAQNTTIHQTGDQQETWNQQNNLVTLAAQSPSSGQGPQVTEDNNSNLCPFKLSGSTVSHCPTYIHGAFRGAAIQGATNRAYTGPLWRGGNRMHLVCPMNTSPHVDPQKSGHEVWEEFSHSFTPAVREVVEFAKKIPGFRDLSQHDQVSLLKAGTFEVLVVRFASLLFDVKERTVTFLGGKKYSVDTLRAMGASDLLNSMFDFSEKLLNLGLSGEEMSLFTAVVLVSADRSGIENVNSVEALQETLIRALRSLITKNHPNESSIFTKLLLKLPDLRSLNNMHSEQLLAFKVHS
- the nr1d2b gene encoding nuclear receptor subfamily 1 group D member 2b isoform X1 codes for the protein MESTKAAGVIAYISSSSSSSSPESCHSDSSNGSYQSSSPPHNSPSHRHLLAQTTDSTLRTSGPNLPGKNARSSSAKSGITKINGLVLLCKVCGDVASGFHYGVHACEGCKGFFRRSIQQNIQYKKCLKNESCPIMRINRNRCQQCRFKKCLMVGMSRDSVRFGRIPKREKQRMLLEMQSAMNNMMNNSQLHSSQELAVDKPLQANATEPLSEDPGPTPSCSPPSSPRSSQSDSSLDREPAVAMDTGSSSDSPSASDSGEEEVIGSVTRAHQETFMYNQEQSSLSAEAPSASRSLNNGSAQNTTIHQTGDQQETWNQQNNLVTLAAQSPSSGQGPQVTEDNNSNLCPFKLSGSTVSHCPTYIHGAFRGAAIQGATNRAYTGPLWRGGNRMHLVCPMNTSPHVDPQKSGHEVWEEFSHSFTPAVREVVEFAKKIPGFRDLSQHDQVSLLKAGTFEVLVVRFASLLFDVKERTVTFLGGKKYSVDTLRAMGASDLLNSMFDFSEKLLNLGLSGEEMSLFTAVVLVSADRSGIENVNSVEALQETLIRALRSLITKNHPNESSIFTKLLLKLPDLRSLNNMHSEQLLAFKVHS
- the rpl15 gene encoding 60S ribosomal protein L15, which produces MGAYRYMQELWRKKQSDVMRFLLRVRCWQYRQLSNLHRAPRPTRPDKARRLGYKAKQGYVIYRIRVRRGGRKRPVPKGATYGKPVHHGVNQLKFARSLQSTAEERAGRHCGALRVLNSYWVGEDSTYKFFEVILIDPFHKAVRRNPDTQWITKAVHKHREMRGLTSAGKKSRGLGKGHKFHLTIGGSRRAAWKRRNTLQLHRYR